A genomic stretch from Syntrophorhabdales bacterium includes:
- a CDS encoding response regulator, whose translation MGYERILIVEDEYITGEGIRHMVYQFGYEPIGPVASGKDAIASALAHGPDVILMDIQLKGPMNGIQAAEAIRAQSRCPVIYVTANSDQLRTRGAVDTGSFGPVLKPINEQELLAAIKKALNQPRAESAPRAWPPVVHEL comes from the coding sequence ATGGGGTACGAGCGTATACTGATCGTGGAGGACGAATACATTACAGGTGAAGGCATCCGTCATATGGTTTACCAATTCGGGTATGAGCCGATCGGGCCTGTCGCTTCCGGCAAGGATGCCATCGCAAGCGCTCTGGCCCATGGTCCCGATGTTATTCTGATGGATATTCAGCTAAAAGGGCCCATGAACGGCATCCAGGCCGCGGAAGCAATCAGGGCGCAATCCCGCTGTCCGGTGATCTACGTCACCGCCAACTCAGATCAACTAAGAACGCGGGGAGCCGTGGATACCGGATCATTCGGACCAGTCTTGAAGCCCATAAACGAGCAGGAGCTTCTTGCAGCCATCAAGAAAGCTCTCAATCAGCCGAGGGCTGAATCGGCACCGCGTGCGTGGCCCCCTGTTGTGCATGAGCTGTAG
- a CDS encoding pentapeptide repeat-containing protein yields the protein MKNIILFALILVSSVIVCFETSYAFNSEDLQRLMKTGSCVDCDLSGAVLIHMKLGGADLAGANLSGANLTDSYLAGANLEGANLSNAVLISTSLAGANLFRAKLGRSNLMYMDLSGATWVDGSSCLKPSSGWCKK from the coding sequence ATGAAGAATATTATCCTGTTTGCGTTAATCCTTGTTTCCTCGGTGATCGTCTGTTTTGAGACCTCTTACGCGTTCAATTCCGAGGACCTTCAACGACTGATGAAAACGGGCAGCTGCGTCGATTGTGACCTTTCAGGAGCAGTGCTCATCCACATGAAATTGGGCGGTGCAGATCTCGCAGGAGCCAATCTATCGGGAGCAAACCTGACCGATTCATACCTGGCAGGCGCAAATCTGGAGGGGGCTAATTTATCCAATGCTGTCCTGATCAGTACAAGTCTGGCGGGAGCTAACCTCTTTCGTGCCAAGTTAGGTCGATCGAACCTTATGTACATGGATCTCTCCGGCGCCACCTGGGTTGATGGATCATCCTGCCTGAAGCCTTCTTCCGGGTGGTGCAAGAAGTAG
- a CDS encoding FAD-dependent oxidoreductase, whose amino-acid sequence MNKYPYLFHPGRIGNVELKNRIVMAPMGTMGPHIGYGSTFSDRLITYYERRAKGETGLIITGLSLVSSAHEPWEIDGVNPNIIFNSPWRVPNYLQLTERVHDFGARIFVQLTAGWGRVFPGTLAEQLARRGAQFAAVSGGPLFWRPNIMARELATTEVDDLVQAFGTAALIAKQGGFDGVELHGHEGYLMDQFTTALWNKRTDKYGGDLMGRMHFVLSIIKAIHQNAGADFPIIHRIGLEHKIHGGRKIAEGIEIARILEKAGVSALHVDAGCFENWYWPHPPEYQPPGCMVDLAAMIRPHVHIPVITVGRLGYPDLANRVLEEGKADFVALGRPLLADPDFASKARKGEETEIRPCIGCHECFARLRTRKALSCAVNPQCGDEERLELRPAMVRKRVAVVGGGIAGMEAARVAALRGHSVTLYEKSDRLGGILHIAGKADFKKDIARLFMFQTGQLERLDNIQVRLRTEATPEMLATDQPDVLFIATGSSPLCEADIKGLSTGRYATPEDVYRDEVPPGRNACVVGGGSVGCETALYLAKKGWSVTLVEVLAAVATDLFEANRMMLLDLLTHHGVKLYVGSRVKEVATSALLIDTPQGEERCEADLLVLCIGRQPVNDLVLAVREFIKEVYVIGDCVAPRKIKDAVWEAFKIAITI is encoded by the coding sequence TTGAACAAGTATCCTTATCTTTTTCATCCCGGTCGGATCGGTAATGTTGAACTGAAGAATCGCATTGTAATGGCGCCGATGGGGACCATGGGGCCCCATATAGGTTACGGAAGCACCTTTTCCGACAGGTTGATTACGTATTACGAAAGGCGCGCAAAGGGCGAGACGGGCCTCATCATCACCGGTTTGAGCCTGGTGAGTTCTGCGCACGAACCGTGGGAGATCGACGGTGTGAACCCCAACATCATTTTTAACTCTCCCTGGCGAGTACCCAACTATCTGCAGTTGACAGAAAGAGTGCATGATTTCGGGGCCAGGATATTTGTGCAGCTGACGGCTGGTTGGGGCAGGGTCTTTCCGGGAACACTTGCAGAACAGCTCGCGCGAAGGGGGGCGCAATTCGCAGCCGTATCAGGAGGGCCGCTCTTCTGGAGGCCGAACATCATGGCCCGTGAACTCGCAACCACGGAGGTGGATGATCTTGTACAGGCATTCGGCACAGCTGCATTGATCGCCAAGCAGGGCGGCTTTGACGGGGTCGAGCTTCACGGCCACGAAGGTTACCTGATGGATCAATTCACCACCGCTTTATGGAACAAGAGAACAGACAAATACGGCGGCGATCTGATGGGAAGGATGCACTTCGTTCTTTCAATTATCAAGGCAATTCATCAGAACGCAGGCGCCGATTTTCCCATCATTCACCGGATCGGGCTGGAGCATAAGATTCACGGCGGAAGAAAGATTGCTGAAGGGATTGAGATCGCCAGGATATTGGAGAAGGCCGGGGTGTCAGCTCTTCACGTGGATGCCGGTTGTTTCGAGAATTGGTACTGGCCGCATCCTCCAGAATATCAGCCGCCGGGGTGCATGGTTGATCTGGCCGCCATGATCAGGCCGCATGTGCATATTCCGGTTATCACCGTGGGACGACTCGGCTATCCGGATCTTGCCAACCGCGTACTCGAGGAGGGAAAGGCCGACTTTGTGGCATTAGGACGGCCTTTGCTTGCTGACCCGGATTTCGCCTCGAAAGCGCGGAAAGGAGAAGAGACGGAGATCCGCCCCTGTATCGGTTGCCACGAATGCTTTGCACGGCTGCGGACCCGAAAGGCCCTGAGCTGCGCGGTCAATCCGCAATGCGGGGATGAAGAACGTCTGGAGCTGCGCCCCGCAATGGTTCGAAAGAGAGTTGCTGTTGTTGGCGGAGGCATTGCCGGCATGGAGGCTGCCCGGGTAGCAGCCCTGAGGGGCCACTCCGTTACACTCTATGAAAAGAGCGATCGTCTTGGCGGCATTCTTCATATCGCAGGTAAGGCTGATTTCAAAAAGGATATTGCACGCCTGTTCATGTTTCAGACAGGTCAACTTGAAAGATTGGACAACATACAGGTCAGACTCCGGACTGAGGCTACGCCGGAGATGCTCGCAACCGACCAGCCGGATGTTCTCTTCATTGCAACGGGCTCAAGTCCTCTCTGCGAAGCTGACATTAAAGGCTTGAGCACAGGACGCTATGCCACGCCAGAAGACGTGTATCGGGATGAAGTTCCACCGGGGAGAAACGCCTGCGTGGTAGGAGGCGGATCCGTCGGCTGCGAGACGGCTCTCTACCTTGCGAAGAAGGGTTGGTCGGTCACGCTTGTGGAAGTGCTCGCCGCGGTTGCCACCGATCTTTTCGAGGCGAACAGAATGATGCTTCTCGACCTGCTCACTCACCACGGCGTGAAGCTTTACGTCGGTAGCAGGGTGAAAGAGGTCGCGACCAGCGCCCTATTAATCGATACTCCTCAAGGAGAGGAACGTTGCGAGGCCGATCTTCTGGTACTTTGTATCGGGCGTCAACCTGTGAACGATCTGGTGCTTGCAGTACGTGAGTTCATCAAGGAAGTCTATGTCATCGGCGATTGTGTTGCACCACGTAAAATAAAAGACGCCGTCTGGGAAGCTTTTAAGATCGCGATAACGATATAG
- a CDS encoding bifunctional UDP-sugar hydrolase/5'-nucleotidase encodes MKKRSCNLLLAILVIVTITTGGLCAAPATKILTILHVNDYHGRVNPSIDKTIDADNPVGGAAYLAAMIKRERTRNPGGTVLLAAGDMFQGSPVSNLAYGAPVMHIMNELKFDAMALGNHEFDWGVGVLERLRREAHFPFLAANIVDPHGNLLPGMKRYVILRKGQTKVAVIGVTTPETRYTTKPDNVKNLTFLSPENVLPGLINDVKQRGATIIIVLSHLGLDADKKVASTVPGIDAIVGGHSHTVIHKPLKTENGTVILQTGAYGVYLGVLELIVDKATSKAVGYTEASGLKVVSAGAHDASDRRAALIAKKYNDRVKDKFSAVVGTASADLTTTRTGESNLGNLVADAMRAAAGCQIAFENSGGIRANIPAGKITMEEVFTAFPFDNVLISMTLTGEQVRTALEQGGTGDFGVMQVSGIAVTYDLKRPAGQRVVKAEVNGKPLDATASYTVVTNDFLAAGGDKMAALTQGKNIAYGDTLLDALVEYLKEHSPVSPQVEGRISFAQ; translated from the coding sequence ATGAAGAAGAGATCATGCAACCTGCTGTTAGCCATTCTTGTGATCGTCACGATCACCACAGGCGGTTTGTGTGCCGCCCCTGCTACGAAGATCCTGACGATACTTCATGTGAATGACTATCACGGCAGGGTAAATCCCTCGATAGACAAAACGATTGATGCGGATAATCCGGTGGGCGGAGCCGCGTATCTCGCCGCAATGATAAAAAGGGAGAGGACCCGGAATCCCGGCGGCACAGTGCTACTGGCTGCGGGTGATATGTTCCAGGGAAGCCCTGTCTCCAACCTTGCGTACGGCGCCCCGGTGATGCACATCATGAACGAGTTGAAGTTCGACGCCATGGCCCTTGGCAACCATGAGTTTGATTGGGGAGTGGGTGTGTTGGAACGACTACGCCGCGAAGCTCACTTTCCCTTTTTGGCTGCAAACATTGTCGATCCCCATGGAAACCTGTTGCCCGGTATGAAGCGGTACGTAATCCTCCGGAAAGGGCAGACAAAAGTAGCGGTCATAGGGGTCACTACTCCGGAGACACGGTACACCACAAAACCGGATAACGTGAAAAACCTGACGTTTTTGAGTCCTGAAAATGTATTGCCCGGACTGATCAATGATGTGAAACAGCGGGGAGCGACGATCATCATTGTGCTCTCGCATCTCGGGCTGGACGCGGATAAGAAAGTTGCCTCAACCGTTCCGGGCATCGATGCCATCGTTGGCGGACACAGCCACACCGTAATCCATAAGCCACTGAAGACGGAGAACGGCACGGTCATCCTGCAGACCGGCGCCTACGGCGTGTATCTCGGCGTGCTGGAACTCATCGTTGATAAGGCGACAAGTAAAGCCGTCGGCTACACCGAGGCGAGCGGCCTCAAAGTTGTGTCTGCCGGAGCGCATGACGCATCAGACAGAAGGGCTGCGCTGATCGCGAAGAAATATAACGACCGGGTCAAGGACAAATTCTCCGCAGTCGTGGGAACAGCATCGGCCGACCTCACAACTACACGAACCGGCGAATCCAATCTGGGCAATCTCGTAGCAGACGCGATGCGAGCAGCCGCAGGATGCCAGATTGCCTTTGAGAATAGCGGCGGTATCAGGGCAAATATTCCTGCCGGAAAAATCACGATGGAGGAAGTGTTCACCGCATTCCCGTTTGACAATGTGCTCATCTCTATGACGCTGACCGGAGAACAGGTGCGCACAGCGCTGGAGCAGGGCGGCACAGGCGATTTCGGTGTCATGCAGGTCTCCGGCATTGCAGTCACCTATGACCTCAAGAGACCGGCAGGCCAGCGTGTAGTGAAAGCGGAAGTTAACGGAAAGCCGCTCGATGCGACTGCATCGTACACAGTGGTCACGAATGATTTCCTGGCTGCGGGTGGCGACAAGATGGCTGCTCTTACTCAAGGAAAGAATATCGCGTACGGGGACACCCTCTTAGATGCCCTGGTAGAGTACCTGAAAGAACATTCTCCCGTCTCTCCTCAAGTGGAAGGAAGAATCAGTTTCGCCCAGTGA
- a CDS encoding MFS transporter has product MAEKRFASLPFFYGWIIVLLGLLGMAAWTGIRTTFAVFYAALLDEFGWSRGAAAGVQSVSYIIYLILAPITGGLIDRFGPRRVILPGIAIMCGGLVLCRSIGTLFQFYLFFGIIVATGVTAVSIAAYSPLLAHWFEKKRGVAVGFAVSGMGLGTFLLVPLTQYFISLWGWRTSFVALSSLFFIVLFPSMLIFLRHRPADLGLFPDGSVVGQPPKKRTVQVVDPVWAATDWTVKRIFKTGRYWAVLVFAFLSITPVYLMVTHSVRFLIDKGIERMAAAFFLAIVGVVSLIARIFWGWLSDRIGREPTFTAGAIVLTMASCSLILLDSTGTRNLAYVFSLLLGIGWGCTAPMFISVAADLFQGKRFGLIYGILEGVIGAGCAFGAWFGGFIYDRTHSYQLAFLLCAVFAFASSIIVWLAAPRKVRKMVKVTTT; this is encoded by the coding sequence TTGGCGGAAAAGCGTTTTGCGTCCCTCCCTTTTTTTTACGGCTGGATTATCGTTCTGCTCGGTCTTCTCGGTATGGCTGCATGGACAGGAATCCGCACCACGTTTGCGGTCTTTTATGCGGCCCTGCTTGACGAGTTCGGATGGAGCCGCGGCGCTGCGGCCGGCGTTCAGTCGGTTTCCTACATCATCTACCTGATATTGGCGCCTATCACGGGAGGTCTTATCGACAGATTCGGACCGCGGCGCGTTATACTTCCCGGAATAGCCATCATGTGCGGCGGGCTCGTTCTTTGCCGCTCTATCGGGACTCTTTTCCAGTTCTACCTCTTCTTCGGGATTATAGTTGCCACTGGCGTCACTGCGGTCAGCATCGCCGCATACTCACCTCTCCTGGCCCACTGGTTCGAAAAGAAGCGAGGGGTCGCTGTGGGTTTTGCCGTATCAGGAATGGGACTGGGGACATTCCTGCTGGTGCCGCTGACGCAATATTTTATTTCTCTGTGGGGCTGGAGGACGTCCTTCGTGGCCCTGTCATCTCTCTTCTTCATCGTTCTCTTTCCTTCGATGCTCATTTTTCTCCGACATAGACCTGCAGATCTCGGCCTCTTTCCTGACGGATCGGTTGTCGGGCAGCCCCCAAAGAAACGAACCGTACAGGTTGTAGACCCAGTCTGGGCTGCTACCGACTGGACGGTCAAACGGATATTCAAGACCGGCCGTTACTGGGCGGTGCTTGTATTCGCCTTCCTGAGCATCACGCCTGTGTATCTCATGGTCACTCACTCGGTGAGGTTTCTCATCGACAAAGGCATCGAACGCATGGCCGCAGCCTTTTTCCTGGCGATAGTCGGCGTCGTGTCATTGATCGCCAGAATATTCTGGGGTTGGCTTTCCGATCGTATAGGACGGGAACCGACGTTCACAGCAGGCGCGATTGTTCTTACGATGGCATCATGCTCTCTTATTCTGCTCGACTCAACAGGCACCAGGAATCTCGCCTATGTCTTCAGCCTTCTGCTCGGAATCGGGTGGGGCTGCACCGCCCCGATGTTCATCTCAGTAGCAGCCGATCTTTTTCAGGGCAAACGCTTCGGCCTGATCTACGGCATACTGGAAGGAGTCATCGGTGCCGGGTGCGCATTCGGAGCCTGGTTTGGCGGCTTTATTTATGACAGGACCCACAGCTACCAACTGGCATTTCTCCTCTGTGCTGTTTTCGCGTTTGCATCAAGTATCATAGTCTGGCTGGCGGCACCGAGGAAAGTGAGAAAGATGGTGAAGGTAACGACAACTTAA